From Mya arenaria isolate MELC-2E11 chromosome 12, ASM2691426v1, the proteins below share one genomic window:
- the LOC128210595 gene encoding uncharacterized protein LOC128210595 yields the protein MEYHNINPLYMEYHNINPLSMEYHNINNLYNRIPQHHSPLHVIPQHQFPLDGIPQHQPPLHGIPQHQSPVDGIPQHHSPLHGIPQHQPSLERISQHQPSIDGISQHQPSLDRISQHQSSLDGTSQHQHPLDGIPQHQSPLYEIPQHQPSLDGTSQHQPPLDGTSQHQPPLDGTTQHQPPLDGTSQHQSPVDGIPQHQPPLDGIPQHQPLLDGMPQHQPPLDGMPQINPSRWNVTTSTPSRWNVTTSTPLDGMPQHQPPLD from the coding sequence ATGGAATACCACAACATCAATCCCCTCTACATGGAATACCACAACATCAATCCCCTGTCGATGGAATACCACAACATCAATAACCTCTACAATAGAATACCACAACATCACTCCCCTCTCCACGTAATACCACAACATCAATTCCCTCTAGATGGAATACCACAGCATCAACCCCCTCTACATGGAATACCACAACATCAATCCCCTGTCGATGGAATACCACAACATCACTCCCCTCTACACGGAATACCACAACATCAGCCCTCTCTAGAAAGAATATCACAACATCAACCCTCTATCGATGGAATATCACAACATCAACCCTCTCTAGATAGAATATCACAACATCAATCCTCTCTCGATGGAACTTCACAACATCAACACCCTCTAGATGGAATACCACAACATCAATCCCCTCTATATGAAATACCACAACATCAACCCTCTCTCGATGGAACTTCACAACATCAACCCCCTCTAGATGGAACTTCACAACATCAACCCCCTCTAGATGGAACTACACAACATCAACCCCCTCTAGATGGAACTTCACAACATCAATCCCCTGTCGATGGTATACCACAACATCAACCCCCTCTAGATGGAATACCACAACATCAACCTCTTCTCGATGGAATGCCACAACATCAACCCCCTCTCGATGGAATGCCACAAATCAACCCCTCTAGATGGAATGTCACAACATCAACCCCCTCTAGATGGAACGTCACAACATCAACCCCTCTAGATGGAATGCCACAACATCAACCCCCTCTCGATTGA